In the genome of Cellvibrio sp. KY-YJ-3, one region contains:
- a CDS encoding ATP-binding protein, translated as MYMRVSTKLWLAFVGTIALCVLALYLLLHNSLRQGFLDYTSKQSVQRLEILRSALSNVYREEGSFDALEANPSRWLNLKEIIFAESDSLFDGLPPAQRVGENAPRAYYREFVSSISLHDADKKLLLGVNKPNQTLDWIPVTNANHLVGFIGFVKPTVVSRQQDQNFIQHQFKIFSIISLFVLVIATIVATLLARRISQPLTTLAQKAHALASGDYSQTIPVTSQDEIGQLCNSFNQLSEALAANQQSRALWVADISHEMRTPLSVLKVQIEAMQDGIRPASYENLALLYEKILGLSNLIDDLFELSLSDVGALSYNKKTISFAPLVKTCLKHFQVKAQAADLTLKDNIDVTQDYSIVADSDRLQQLFSNLLENSIRYTDAGGEIQVDISTSDTKVFITIDDSAPGVAPEQYDKIFERLFRLENSRSRATGGAGLGLAICRNIVNAHQGKITAGTSVLGGLQICIELPKAQQ; from the coding sequence ATGTACATGAGAGTAAGTACCAAACTCTGGCTGGCATTTGTCGGCACCATAGCGCTATGTGTATTGGCGCTTTATCTGTTGTTGCATAACAGTTTGCGCCAAGGATTTTTGGATTACACCTCAAAGCAATCCGTGCAACGGTTAGAAATATTGCGCAGTGCACTTTCAAATGTTTATCGCGAAGAAGGTTCCTTTGATGCACTTGAGGCCAATCCATCGCGCTGGCTCAATTTAAAAGAAATTATTTTTGCAGAAAGCGATTCCCTGTTTGATGGCCTGCCGCCAGCGCAACGCGTTGGGGAAAATGCGCCACGCGCCTATTATCGCGAGTTCGTCAGCAGTATCAGTTTGCATGACGCGGATAAAAAACTATTGCTGGGTGTTAACAAACCCAACCAAACATTGGATTGGATTCCAGTGACCAATGCAAACCACCTGGTTGGTTTTATCGGCTTTGTAAAACCCACTGTTGTGAGTAGGCAGCAAGACCAAAATTTTATCCAGCACCAGTTTAAAATCTTCAGCATTATCAGTTTATTTGTGTTGGTGATTGCGACGATTGTTGCAACCCTACTGGCGCGACGAATCAGCCAGCCGTTGACTACCCTCGCTCAAAAAGCCCATGCATTGGCGTCTGGCGATTATTCTCAAACAATTCCGGTTACTAGCCAGGATGAAATCGGCCAACTCTGCAATAGTTTTAATCAGCTCAGTGAAGCGCTGGCGGCAAACCAACAATCGCGTGCACTTTGGGTTGCCGATATTTCCCATGAGATGCGCACACCGCTTTCTGTGCTCAAAGTGCAAATAGAAGCGATGCAGGATGGAATTCGACCCGCTAGTTATGAAAACCTTGCATTGCTCTATGAAAAAATTCTAGGGTTGAGCAATTTGATCGATGATTTATTTGAACTGTCATTGTCTGACGTGGGCGCGCTTAGCTACAACAAAAAAACTATTTCTTTCGCACCTTTGGTCAAAACCTGCCTTAAACATTTTCAAGTGAAAGCGCAAGCGGCGGATTTAACGTTAAAAGACAATATCGATGTAACTCAGGACTACTCAATAGTCGCTGATAGCGACCGACTGCAACAGTTATTCAGCAACTTGTTGGAAAACTCCATACGCTACACCGATGCGGGCGGTGAGATCCAAGTGGACATCAGCACCAGCGATACGAAAGTTTTCATCACTATTGATGACAGTGCGCCCGGCGTGGCACCTGAGCAATATGACAAAATTTTTGAGCGACTTTTCCGGTTGGAAAATTCACGCAGTCGCGCAACGGGCGGCGCGGGCTTGGGATTGGCGATTTGTAGAAATATCGTCAATGCACACCAAGGCAAAATAACAGCGGGCACCTCGGTTTTGGGTGGATTGCAAATTTGCATCGAGTTACCCAAAGCACAACAATAA
- a CDS encoding response regulator, which translates to MQPSPLICLVEDEIDLAKLMAEYLNASNFQTIVFNRGDEAHRWLQQNEPALILLDLMLPGMDGLEICKHQRQHSAVPIIMMTAKVEEIDRLLGLELGADDYVCKPFSAREVVARVKAVLRRSFHTPQESAATAPVVIDEQSMSLRVFNQVVELTNVEFQLFSLLYSQPGRIFSRQYILDNIYQDYRVVGDRTVDGHIKKLRKKLNDVNDQVELIRSVYGAGYKYEAP; encoded by the coding sequence ATGCAACCATCACCACTGATTTGTTTGGTTGAAGATGAAATCGATTTGGCAAAGTTAATGGCGGAATACCTCAACGCCAGCAACTTCCAGACGATTGTATTTAATCGCGGCGATGAAGCGCATCGCTGGTTGCAGCAAAACGAACCGGCATTAATTTTGTTGGATTTGATGTTGCCCGGTATGGATGGTTTGGAAATTTGTAAGCATCAGCGCCAACACTCGGCGGTGCCCATTATTATGATGACCGCCAAAGTTGAAGAAATTGACCGGTTATTAGGGCTTGAATTGGGTGCGGACGATTATGTGTGCAAACCATTTAGTGCACGTGAAGTAGTAGCGCGTGTTAAAGCGGTATTGCGCCGCAGCTTTCACACGCCACAAGAATCTGCTGCAACAGCGCCAGTTGTTATTGATGAGCAGAGCATGAGCCTGCGAGTTTTCAATCAAGTTGTTGAATTGACAAACGTGGAATTTCAATTATTTTCCCTGCTCTATTCCCAACCCGGCAGAATCTTTTCCCGCCAATATATCCTCGACAATATCTATCAGGACTACCGCGTAGTGGGTGATCGCACGGTAGATGGACATATCAAAAAATTGCGCAAAAAACTCAACGACGTCAACGATCAGGTTGAGTTGATCCGCTCAGTCTACGGTGCCGGTTACAAATACGAAGCGCCCTAG
- a CDS encoding DUF4405 domain-containing protein, which translates to MNLRTISTITLSVAFAVLLITGVLLYATPYNYFVGSLHIWGAVLFLACIVLHIKHNAKTYKNHMQKRPGKWSMGLAIAGIVPLVMGLIFNLPPVSSVATFGYNLKKSAEQDKREYTIIDLSADASSPKLHVFFKAGREYHSAPQELFLSLTYTSTPQIVVWMETLEGKYIDTLYITGKTSDSSYRSKDPAIDVVRRPEALPYWSHKRGIKSVDGLYTPDQHNSDLDGIAAATPKVDYQVTMSAPRMGRYKLMVEVNRTYDFNDYYSKTRFPDDAIYSGTGSSGQPSLIYESIIDSQKPGQHLFNLVGHGHHSGRDGSLYTELDNVTTAKQILEFIVANVE; encoded by the coding sequence ATGAATTTGCGTACTATTTCTACGATTACCCTATCGGTTGCCTTTGCCGTACTGCTGATTACCGGCGTGCTTTTGTACGCAACACCTTACAATTATTTTGTCGGCTCACTGCATATCTGGGGCGCGGTGCTATTTCTGGCTTGCATTGTGTTGCATATTAAACACAATGCAAAAACCTATAAAAACCATATGCAAAAGCGGCCGGGTAAATGGTCGATGGGTTTGGCGATTGCGGGCATAGTCCCGCTGGTGATGGGGCTGATTTTTAATTTGCCGCCGGTCTCATCGGTTGCGACCTTTGGTTACAACCTGAAAAAATCCGCTGAGCAGGATAAACGCGAATACACAATCATCGATTTAAGTGCGGATGCCAGTTCGCCAAAATTGCATGTGTTTTTTAAAGCCGGCCGTGAGTATCACTCTGCACCGCAAGAGTTGTTTTTAAGTTTGACTTACACCAGCACGCCGCAAATTGTGGTGTGGATGGAAACGCTGGAAGGCAAATATATCGATACGCTGTACATCACTGGCAAAACGTCCGATTCCAGTTATCGTTCAAAAGATCCAGCGATTGATGTGGTGCGCCGCCCGGAGGCCTTGCCCTACTGGAGCCATAAACGCGGCATTAAATCGGTTGACGGACTTTACACCCCTGACCAACACAATTCGGATTTGGACGGCATCGCCGCTGCAACACCGAAGGTGGATTATCAAGTCACTATGTCTGCACCGCGTATGGGGCGCTACAAATTGATGGTTGAGGTTAATCGCACCTATGATTTTAATGACTACTACAGCAAAACCCGTTTTCCTGATGATGCAATTTATTCTGGTACGGGTTCATCGGGTCAGCCTTCGCTGATTTATGAGTCGATTATTGATTCGCAAAAACCGGGGCAGCATTTATTTAACCTTGTCGGCCACGGCCATCATTCAGGAAGGGATGGTTCGCTCTATACCGAATTGGATAATGTCACCACTGCCAAACAGATTCTGGAATTTATCGTGGCGAATGTGGAATAA
- a CDS encoding glycoside hydrolase family 9 protein, which translates to MKTPKVLLTFLLSGLMTACGGGGGGGGSAPASTPASSVAPASSVAPSSVAVSSLPASSTPIASSVTSSAASSVASGAPAISAFIVVDQFGYLPDAKKIAVIRDPQTGYDAALSFTPGATYQLLNLDTNAVVLSGAAVSWKSGATFEAAGDKAWWFDFSSVTTPGNYAVVDVERNVRSPGFKIAADIYQPVLKHAMRSFFYQRAGFDKQEPFAEAAWVDGASHIGTGQDKNARLFSDKNNAATEKDLSGGWYDAGDYNKYTNWHAYYLVALLHAYAENPTVWGDDYNIPESGNGIPDIIDEIVWGFDWLKKMQNNDGSVLSILGLAHASPPSAATGPSYYGPASTSATLTSAGAFALGSKILATLGNADLTTYAADLKTRAENAWTWSVANPNVVFRNNEGASAGLGAGQQEVDDAGRATKKRTAAIYLFAATGSSTYRDHVDANATNATSWVDVWSEPELTAWLYYASLPDATSNIATTIKSQYQTALNANHNWPAVRNADDPYRAFIGTSNFTWGSNRTISRKGLTFHNLIDYNISGTDVAEVRNAALGYLNYIHGVNPQAMVYLSNMYSLGVHSSVNEFYHSWFTDGSALWDRVGTSTYGPAPGFLVGGPNPSYDWDGNCTSNSPNSGCGAAAPNPPKGQPAMKAYLDFNTSWPLNSWQITENHNDYQVAYIRLLSKFVD; encoded by the coding sequence ATGAAAACTCCCAAAGTATTACTTACCTTTTTATTAAGTGGATTAATGACTGCCTGTGGTGGTGGTGGCGGAGGCGGTGGATCAGCCCCGGCATCCACGCCTGCCTCCTCGGTCGCACCTGCCAGCAGTGTTGCACCCTCGTCTGTTGCGGTTTCTTCCCTCCCTGCCTCATCAACCCCAATCGCCAGTTCAGTTACATCGAGCGCCGCCAGTTCGGTTGCCAGCGGTGCACCGGCGATTAGCGCCTTTATCGTGGTCGATCAATTCGGTTATCTGCCCGATGCGAAAAAAATCGCGGTTATTCGCGACCCACAAACTGGCTACGATGCCGCCCTCAGCTTTACCCCTGGCGCAACTTATCAATTGCTGAATCTGGATACGAACGCGGTGGTATTGAGTGGTGCCGCCGTTTCGTGGAAATCCGGTGCTACTTTTGAGGCGGCAGGCGATAAAGCCTGGTGGTTTGATTTTTCCAGCGTAACCACACCCGGTAATTACGCAGTGGTTGATGTTGAAAGAAACGTACGCTCACCCGGTTTTAAAATCGCGGCCGATATATACCAGCCGGTGCTTAAACACGCCATGCGCAGCTTCTTTTACCAGCGCGCCGGTTTTGACAAACAAGAACCTTTTGCCGAAGCCGCTTGGGTAGATGGCGCCAGCCATATAGGTACCGGTCAGGATAAAAACGCACGCCTGTTTAGCGACAAAAATAACGCCGCGACTGAAAAAGACTTATCCGGCGGTTGGTACGACGCGGGCGATTACAACAAGTACACCAATTGGCACGCCTATTATCTGGTCGCTCTGCTCCATGCCTACGCGGAAAATCCCACAGTCTGGGGCGATGATTACAACATCCCTGAGTCCGGTAACGGCATCCCCGATATTATTGACGAGATTGTATGGGGCTTCGATTGGTTGAAGAAAATGCAGAATAACGATGGTTCTGTATTGTCGATTCTCGGTCTTGCGCATGCCAGTCCGCCCTCTGCCGCCACTGGCCCCAGTTACTACGGCCCGGCGAGTACTTCTGCCACCCTCACCAGCGCCGGTGCGTTTGCATTGGGCAGTAAGATTCTGGCAACTCTGGGCAACGCTGATTTGACTACTTACGCAGCTGACCTGAAAACCCGCGCCGAAAATGCCTGGACTTGGTCGGTTGCCAACCCGAATGTTGTTTTCCGCAATAACGAGGGTGCATCGGCGGGTTTGGGCGCGGGTCAACAAGAAGTTGATGATGCGGGCCGTGCGACCAAAAAACGCACGGCGGCAATCTACCTGTTTGCTGCGACGGGTTCATCGACCTACCGCGACCATGTAGATGCCAATGCGACGAATGCAACCAGTTGGGTGGATGTGTGGAGTGAACCCGAGTTAACCGCCTGGCTTTATTACGCCAGCTTGCCCGATGCAACCAGTAATATCGCCACCACCATAAAAAGCCAGTATCAAACGGCACTCAATGCCAACCATAACTGGCCAGCTGTACGTAATGCGGATGATCCCTATCGCGCCTTTATTGGCACCAGCAACTTTACTTGGGGCAGCAATCGCACTATCTCGCGCAAAGGGCTGACCTTTCATAACTTGATCGATTACAACATTAGTGGGACAGACGTTGCGGAGGTGCGCAACGCTGCGCTTGGTTATCTCAATTACATCCACGGTGTTAACCCGCAAGCGATGGTCTACCTGTCCAACATGTACAGCCTGGGTGTGCACAGTTCGGTTAACGAGTTTTACCACTCTTGGTTTACCGATGGCAGCGCACTCTGGGATCGTGTTGGAACCTCTACTTACGGCCCGGCGCCAGGGTTTTTAGTGGGTGGCCCCAACCCCTCTTACGACTGGGATGGCAACTGCACCTCAAATAGCCCGAATAGCGGTTGTGGTGCCGCCGCGCCCAATCCACCCAAAGGCCAACCGGCGATGAAAGCCTATCTGGACTTCAACACCAGTTGGCCACTCAACTCCTGGCAGATCACGGAAAACCACAACGATTATCAGGTCGCTTATATCCGCTTGTTGTCCAAGTTTGTGGATTAA
- a CDS encoding DeoR/GlpR family DNA-binding transcription regulator, with the protein MTKRNTQQRRRAIIDLLNASGEVSVEALAEQFATSEVTIRKDLAALESNGLLLRRYGGAVPVPQELMSDPIEKVSVRKQAIAKAAAQLIRDHNRIILDSGSSTTSALLPELSHKQGLVVMTNSLSIANALRELENEPTILMTGGTWDPKSEGFQGQLAEQILRSYNFDQFFIGADGLDLERGTTTFNELYSLSRVMAEVAREVIVMAESDKIGRKIHNLELPWSVIKVLVTDDGIDAKDKQKIEQQGVQVICASA; encoded by the coding sequence ATGACAAAACGCAACACCCAGCAGCGCCGTCGAGCGATTATTGACCTGCTGAATGCCAGTGGCGAGGTCAGTGTTGAAGCCTTGGCGGAGCAGTTTGCAACCTCAGAGGTAACCATTCGCAAGGATTTGGCCGCCTTGGAATCCAATGGTTTGCTGTTGCGTCGTTACGGTGGCGCGGTGCCGGTGCCGCAAGAATTGATGAGTGATCCCATCGAAAAAGTTTCGGTTCGTAAGCAAGCGATCGCCAAAGCCGCCGCGCAACTGATCCGTGACCACAACCGCATCATCCTCGATAGCGGTAGTTCCACCACCTCCGCCCTACTGCCCGAGTTATCCCACAAGCAGGGGCTGGTGGTGATGACCAACTCCCTCAGTATCGCCAATGCCCTGCGCGAACTGGAAAACGAGCCCACCATTTTGATGACCGGCGGCACCTGGGATCCAAAATCCGAAGGTTTCCAGGGCCAACTCGCCGAGCAGATTTTGCGCTCTTACAACTTCGACCAATTTTTTATCGGCGCTGACGGTTTGGATCTGGAGCGCGGCACAACCACCTTCAATGAACTTTACAGCCTTAGCCGGGTGATGGCCGAAGTCGCGCGCGAAGTAATTGTGATGGCCGAGTCTGACAAGATCGGGCGCAAAATCCACAATCTGGAATTGCCCTGGTCGGTGATAAAAGTATTGGTGACTGACGATGGTATTGACGCAAAAGACAAACAGAAAATTGAACAACAGGGTGTGCAAGTGATTTGCGCATCGGCATAA
- the glmS gene encoding glutamine--fructose-6-phosphate transaminase (isomerizing), producing the protein MCGIVGAVAQRDVVDILVEGLRRLEYRGYDSAGVAVVNSSGELQRLRRLGKVKELSDAVHSSPTPGGTGIAHTRWATHGEPSERNAHPHVSKEHIAVVHNGIIENHASLRSLLQEEGYIFTSDTDTEVIAHLVQKELKNSESLLAAVQKTVKQLHGAYGTVLMDKNDASRLVVARSGSPLVIGLGIGENFIASDQLALLPVTRRFIFLEEGDVAEITRTTIKIFDKDGQAVERQIHESTASYDAGDKGQYRHFMLKEIYEQPNAVMNTLEGRLSNESVMDETFGNGAAELFKKVKHIQIVACGTSYHSAMVARYWLETFSGISCNVEIASEFRYRKSFVQPNSMVVTISQSGETADTLAALRLAKELGYLGSLSICNVAGSSLVRESDLAFMTRAGAEIGVASTKAFTTQLVGLAMLVLAIGKYNGLSAEQQKEMVSALKNLPAKLEESLALAPKIEALAEEFADKHHALFLGRGDQYPIAMEGALKLKEISYIHAEAYAAGELKHGPLALIDAHMPIIVVAPNNDLLEKLKSNVEEVRARGGILYVFADEDAKFESDATMRVINVPHIHPWLAPILYTLPLQLLSYYVAIIKGTDVDQPRNLAKSVTVE; encoded by the coding sequence ATGTGTGGAATTGTCGGCGCAGTAGCGCAACGTGATGTAGTGGATATTCTGGTGGAAGGATTGCGTCGCCTTGAGTATCGCGGTTATGACTCCGCCGGTGTGGCCGTGGTAAACAGCAGTGGCGAATTACAGCGCCTGCGTCGTTTGGGAAAAGTAAAAGAATTATCCGATGCGGTACACAGCAGCCCAACACCGGGCGGTACTGGTATCGCGCACACCCGCTGGGCGACACACGGCGAACCGAGTGAGCGCAACGCGCACCCACACGTTTCCAAAGAACACATCGCCGTAGTGCATAACGGTATTATTGAAAACCACGCTTCATTGCGCAGTTTGTTGCAAGAAGAAGGTTATATTTTTACGTCCGATACCGACACCGAAGTGATCGCGCACTTGGTGCAAAAAGAATTAAAAAATTCCGAGAGTTTATTAGCCGCGGTGCAAAAAACCGTAAAACAATTGCATGGCGCCTATGGCACGGTTTTGATGGACAAAAACGATGCATCGCGTTTAGTGGTTGCCCGCTCCGGAAGCCCCTTAGTGATTGGTTTAGGCATCGGTGAAAACTTTATCGCGTCCGATCAACTAGCACTCTTGCCGGTGACTCGCCGCTTTATCTTTTTGGAAGAAGGCGATGTAGCGGAAATCACCCGCACCACGATTAAGATTTTTGATAAAGACGGCCAAGCGGTAGAGCGTCAAATTCACGAATCAACCGCCAGTTACGATGCCGGCGATAAAGGCCAATACCGTCACTTTATGCTCAAGGAAATTTACGAACAACCTAACGCCGTGATGAATACACTCGAAGGTCGTTTGAGTAATGAATCAGTGATGGATGAAACCTTTGGCAACGGCGCGGCTGAATTATTTAAAAAAGTAAAACACATTCAAATCGTCGCCTGCGGCACCAGCTATCACTCGGCGATGGTTGCACGCTATTGGTTGGAAACTTTTTCCGGTATTTCTTGTAATGTCGAAATCGCCAGCGAATTTCGCTACCGTAAATCCTTTGTACAACCTAACAGCATGGTTGTCACCATCAGCCAGTCCGGTGAAACCGCAGACACGCTTGCCGCTTTGCGCTTGGCAAAAGAGCTTGGCTATTTAGGCAGCTTGAGTATTTGTAACGTCGCTGGTTCATCACTGGTACGCGAATCGGATTTAGCGTTTATGACGCGCGCCGGTGCCGAAATTGGTGTGGCATCCACCAAAGCCTTCACCACTCAATTAGTGGGTTTGGCGATGTTGGTATTAGCCATTGGTAAATACAACGGCCTCTCTGCCGAGCAACAAAAAGAGATGGTCAGCGCGTTAAAAAATCTCCCAGCAAAATTAGAGGAATCTTTAGCGCTCGCACCAAAAATTGAAGCCCTTGCCGAAGAGTTTGCCGATAAACACCACGCGCTCTTTTTAGGCCGCGGCGATCAATATCCCATCGCAATGGAAGGTGCACTGAAATTAAAAGAAATTTCCTACATCCACGCCGAAGCCTACGCGGCTGGTGAATTAAAACACGGCCCACTGGCACTCATCGATGCCCATATGCCGATCATTGTTGTCGCGCCCAATAACGACCTGTTGGAAAAATTAAAATCCAACGTGGAAGAAGTGCGCGCCCGTGGCGGCATCTTGTATGTCTTTGCCGATGAAGACGCAAAATTTGAATCAGATGCAACCATGCGCGTCATCAACGTACCGCATATCCATCCTTGGCTAGCGCCGATTCTTTATACATTGCCGCTGCAATTATTAAGTTATTACGTGGCGATTATTAAGGGAACCGATGTGGATCAGCCGAGGAATTTGGCGAAGTCGGTAACCGTAGAATAA
- a CDS encoding glycoside hydrolase family 11 protein, with protein sequence MKFPLIGKSTLAALFCSALLGVNNTQAQTLTNNATGTHNGFYYTFWKDSGDASMGLQAGGRYTSQWSNGTNNWVGGKGWNPGGPKVVNYSGSYNVDNSQNSYLALYGWTRSPLIEYYVIESYGSYNPASCSGGTDYGSFQSDGATYNVRRCQRVQQPSIDGTQTFYQYFSVRSPKKGFGQISGTITTANHFNFWASKGLNLGNHDYMVLATEGYQSRGSSDITVSEGTAGNASSAASSTPPATSSSSSVANSGGVLVRARGVAGGEHINLRIGGATVASWNLTTSFQDLNYTGTASGDIQVQFDNDGGSRDVVVDYIRVNGETRQAEDMSYNTAFYTNGSCGGGGNSELMHCNGAIGFGYTYDCFSGNCSGGSTGGGTNSSVASSAGSTASCAGYVGITFDDGPGANTTTLVNLLKQNNLTPVTWFVQGNYVAANSNLMSQLLSVGEVQNHSYTHPHLINLGYQQIYDELNRTNQAIQNAGAPKPTLFRPPYGEVNTNVNQAAQALGLRVITWNVDSQDWNGASATAIANAANQLQNGQVILMHDANYNNTNAAIAQIASNLRAKGLCPGRIDAATGRAVAPAGAVASSSRSSSSTSIVASSSSVATGNACQCNWWGTRYPLCTNTASGWGWENNTSCITTSTCNSQGAGGGGVVCN encoded by the coding sequence ATGAAATTTCCTCTCATCGGTAAAAGCACCCTGGCGGCGCTTTTCTGCAGCGCTCTATTGGGTGTAAACAACACCCAGGCACAAACCCTGACCAATAATGCGACGGGTACCCACAACGGTTTTTACTACACCTTTTGGAAGGATTCCGGCGATGCGTCCATGGGTTTACAAGCGGGTGGCCGTTATACGTCCCAGTGGTCCAATGGCACCAATAACTGGGTGGGTGGCAAAGGCTGGAACCCGGGTGGCCCCAAAGTGGTGAACTACTCGGGTAGTTACAATGTGGATAACTCGCAAAATTCTTACCTGGCACTTTACGGTTGGACGCGCAGTCCCCTGATCGAATATTACGTAATTGAAAGTTACGGTTCTTACAACCCGGCGAGCTGTTCGGGTGGTACGGATTACGGCAGTTTTCAAAGTGATGGCGCTACCTACAATGTGCGTCGCTGCCAGCGGGTACAGCAACCGTCCATCGACGGTACACAAACCTTTTATCAATACTTCAGTGTACGCAGCCCGAAAAAAGGCTTTGGCCAAATCTCCGGCACCATCACTACTGCTAACCATTTTAATTTTTGGGCGAGTAAAGGCCTGAACCTGGGCAACCATGACTATATGGTGTTGGCGACCGAGGGTTATCAAAGTCGCGGCAGTTCCGATATCACCGTAAGTGAAGGTACAGCGGGCAATGCCAGCAGTGCGGCAAGCAGTACGCCGCCAGCAACGAGCAGCAGTTCCAGCGTCGCCAACTCTGGCGGTGTGCTTGTGCGCGCACGGGGTGTTGCCGGTGGCGAGCATATTAATTTGCGTATTGGCGGCGCGACAGTGGCGAGTTGGAATCTCACCACCAGCTTCCAGGATCTGAATTACACCGGCACTGCCTCGGGTGATATCCAGGTGCAGTTTGATAACGACGGCGGCAGCCGCGATGTGGTGGTGGATTACATCCGCGTCAACGGCGAAACCCGGCAGGCGGAAGATATGAGTTACAACACCGCCTTTTATACCAATGGTTCCTGTGGCGGCGGCGGCAACTCGGAATTGATGCACTGCAACGGCGCGATTGGTTTTGGTTACACCTACGATTGTTTCAGCGGCAACTGCAGCGGTGGCAGTACGGGTGGCGGCACTAACAGCAGCGTCGCCAGCAGTGCGGGCAGCACAGCCAGTTGCGCCGGTTATGTCGGCATTACGTTTGATGACGGTCCCGGCGCCAACACCACTACTCTGGTTAACCTGCTCAAACAAAATAATCTCACGCCAGTGACCTGGTTTGTGCAGGGCAATTATGTAGCGGCCAATAGCAACCTGATGTCGCAACTGCTGAGCGTGGGTGAGGTACAAAACCACAGCTATACCCATCCACACCTGATCAATCTGGGCTATCAGCAAATTTATGACGAGCTGAACCGCACCAATCAGGCCATCCAAAATGCGGGCGCACCCAAACCCACCCTATTCCGTCCGCCTTACGGGGAAGTGAATACCAACGTCAATCAGGCTGCCCAAGCGCTCGGGTTGCGGGTGATTACCTGGAATGTGGATTCACAGGATTGGAACGGCGCCAGTGCAACAGCCATCGCCAATGCCGCCAACCAACTGCAAAATGGTCAGGTGATCCTGATGCACGATGCCAACTACAACAATACCAACGCCGCTATCGCGCAAATTGCGTCCAACTTACGCGCCAAGGGTTTATGCCCCGGCCGCATTGACGCCGCCACTGGTCGCGCCGTTGCACCTGCCGGTGCAGTAGCGAGCAGCAGTCGTAGCAGTAGCAGCACATCCATCGTTGCCAGCAGTAGTAGTGTCGCCACTGGCAACGCCTGCCAGTGCAATTGGTGGGGCACGCGCTACCCTTTGTGCACTAACACCGCCAGTGGTTGGGGTTGGGAGAACAACACTAGCTGCATCACCACCAGCACTTGTAATAGCCAGGGTGCTGGCGGCGGCGGAGTGGTTTGTAATTAA
- a CDS encoding sulfite exporter TauE/SafE family protein: MNDLTLLQLSLVLLIFVWSGFVRTGLGFGGAMMSLPLLLLVDNRPLVYLPIIAVHLLIFSTLTVWQNNRKRALAEEKKPSTVDWVYLKKSLKIMIIPKLIGVAGLLTIPAQIMSAIIFVIISVYSITYILNKPFKSSHPVSDGIFLSLGAYISGTSLIGAPLIMTVYMVHVAREKLRDTLFVLWFILVSIKMVAFLIAGVDLQLQAHLWLLPATAIGHYFGLKFHQRLVSADPVIFYRVIGTALLLVSGAGLVSVYW; encoded by the coding sequence ATGAACGACCTCACCCTCCTGCAACTTTCATTAGTCCTACTGATTTTTGTGTGGAGCGGTTTTGTGCGCACCGGTTTGGGCTTTGGTGGGGCGATGATGTCCTTGCCGTTGTTGCTGTTGGTGGATAACCGGCCGCTGGTGTATTTGCCGATTATTGCGGTGCACTTGTTAATTTTTTCTACGCTCACCGTGTGGCAGAACAATCGCAAACGCGCTTTGGCGGAGGAAAAAAAGCCCTCCACGGTGGATTGGGTTTATCTGAAAAAATCGCTGAAGATTATGATTATCCCCAAGCTTATTGGGGTGGCCGGGTTGTTAACCATTCCGGCGCAGATTATGAGTGCGATTATTTTTGTCATTATCTCGGTCTATTCCATCACTTATATTTTGAATAAACCTTTTAAAAGTTCGCACCCGGTGAGTGATGGAATTTTTCTATCGCTTGGTGCTTATATTAGTGGTACGTCTTTGATTGGTGCGCCGTTGATTATGACGGTGTATATGGTGCATGTGGCGCGGGAAAAATTGCGCGATACCTTGTTTGTGCTCTGGTTTATTTTGGTGAGTATCAAAATGGTGGCGTTTTTAATTGCGGGGGTGGATCTGCAATTGCAGGCGCATTTGTGGTTATTGCCGGCGACCGCCATTGGACACTATTTTGGCTTGAAGTTTCACCAGCGGTTAGTCAGTGCGGATCCGGTTATTTTTTATCGCGTGATAGGCACGGCCTTGTTGTTGGTTAGTGGTGCAGGTTTGGTGTCGGTTTATTGGTAA